The genomic DNA AAAAAAATCTTTTTTAATTTCTTTTTTCTCCGTCATTTTAATCGTAATTTTACAAATTTTATTTTACACTCCATTTTGGATGATATTATATATTTGTGTAGGAATAACAGTTTTCTCCCTTTTATTTTTTAAATTCACTACACAAGATGAGAAACTTTTTTTTAAAGAGATACTTTTGAAATGGAACAATTAGTAAGTATTATACTCCCAGTTTACAATGGAGAGAGATTTATAGAAAGAGCAATCAGAAGTGTATTAGCACAGACATATAAATATTGGGAGTTGATAGTTATTGATGACGGTTCTACTGATAAAACAAGTGAAATTGTCAAAAGATATTTAAATGAAAAAGTAAAATATCTTTATCAGAAAAATTCAGGTGTGAGTATAGCAAGAAATAAAGGTATTGAAATATCTAATGGCGATTATATTGCTTTTTTAGACTGCGATGATGTATGGAAACCTGAAAAATTACAAGTTCAATTATCAAAATTTATGGAAAATTATAATGTTGGACTTATTTATACAGATGTTTTTATAGTTACTGAAAGGGGTAAAATTCTCGGGAAGTTTTCTCAATTTAATTATCCTTACTCTAATAAAGTTACTAAAAAATTATTTTTGCAAAATTTTATATGTACATCATCGGTGATAATGAATAAAGAAATATTAAAAAAAACAGGACTTTTTGACCCAGATATTAAAATAGGTGAGGATTATGATTTGTTTTTTAGATTAAGTTTATATACAAATTTTTATTATGTTGATAGTCCACTATTATACTATCAAATATCGGAAAAAGGTCTATCAAGAAACAAAATAAAAATGTGGGAAGAAAATATTAAAATTTTAGATAAATGGTTAAAGAAATATCCAGAACTTACCAAAATTCTTGGGACTAAAACAATAAAAGAGAAGAAATCAAATCTTTTTATTTTGTTAGGAAAAGAATATTTTGAAAATGGGAAATTTAATCAGGCACAAAAAACGTTTTATAAAGCAATTACATATAAGAAAAATATAAAAGGAATATCTTTATTTTTACTTTCTTTTTTAGGTAAATTTGGTAAGTTTTTACTTTCTTTAAAACAGAGGGTTTTAAAATGATTTATTTTATTATTAGAGATTTTTGGGGAAAAGGGGGAACTGAAAAGGTTGCACAAACTCTTGCAGAAAAATTTTATAAAAAAGAAAAGAAAATTAAAATTATTACTTCTGGCAAGAGGATATTTAGAAAAAAAATATGGAATGAGATTATTGTTATTGAATTATTTTCACCTAACATAAAATATATAGGAACGCTTTTTTATTATTTCTTCCTTACTACTTATCTATTTTTGACAATGAGACAATATAAAGTAATTTTAGTATTTTTCCTTAAACACAGCGCTTTTATTTCAATTTTTATTTCAAAAATATTGGGAAAAAAAGTAATATGTCGGATTGCTGGTACAGGAAAATATGGAGATATTCAAACACTCAAAAAAATTAAATTTCATCAAATTCTCCTATATATATTGAGAAAAGCAGATAAATACATTACACTAACTGAATGTA from bacterium includes the following:
- a CDS encoding glycosyltransferase, encoding MEQLVSIILPVYNGERFIERAIRSVLAQTYKYWELIVIDDGSTDKTSEIVKRYLNEKVKYLYQKNSGVSIARNKGIEISNGDYIAFLDCDDVWKPEKLQVQLSKFMENYNVGLIYTDVFIVTERGKILGKFSQFNYPYSNKVTKKLFLQNFICTSSVIMNKEILKKTGLFDPDIKIGEDYDLFFRLSLYTNFYYVDSPLLYYQISEKGLSRNKIKMWEENIKILDKWLKKYPELTKILGTKTIKEKKSNLFILLGKEYFENGKFNQAQKTFYKAITYKKNIKGISLFLLSFLGKFGKFLLSLKQRVLK